In one window of Cupriavidus necator N-1 DNA:
- a CDS encoding xanthine dehydrogenase family protein molybdopterin-binding subunit, translating into MRIRGIEALAGGQAGNSGEARPNTGVATLDRRSFLKLTGLAGGGLALGVAPLAQAQEGAKPKAPPPAPQAFLIIAPDNTVTVAVNRLEFGQGVHTALPMALAEELDADWRNVRATLAPAGDPYKDPAFGMQMTGGSTALNHSFEQYRELGARARAMLVAAAAQQWKVDPASCKVEQGVITSGSHRATFGELAPAAMELPVPQRVTLKDPSQFRIVGKPTPRLDARGKMEATTPFGIDTHLKGMVVAVVARPPRFGGKVKSFSADKARAVQGVRGVLQVPVDRGGSGVAVIASGYWPAKMGRDALDIQWEDAGSKVSSQALFDEYAKLAGQPGTVARAGSGDIGSAINGAARKIDADFRFPYLAHAPMEPLNCTLQPEVAGGKVQSVKVWVGSQFQTVDQAAVARTLGLAPDKVVLNTMMAGGGFGRRAVPTSDYIVEAANVLKAWVAAGHTEPLKVVWSREDDIRGGYYRPLHLHRARIGLDAQGKVVGWQHTIVGQSILKGTPFEPFMVKNGVDATMTEGIVENDYDLPLQMSVHHPQVDVPVLWWRSVGNTHTAFVKETLADEMAAASKQDPVAFRLARLDEKKHARHRAALQLAVDKSGYGKRKLPKGHAWGVAVHESFNTVVAYVVDVSVVKGEPRVHRVTAGVHANRVVNPMSAEAQIQGACIFGLAMTKPGFAIEIENGAVKNSNFTDFPPPRITDAPVVDVFFVPSQENPTGLGEPGVPPIAPAVANALFTLTGKRQRQLPFVMA; encoded by the coding sequence ATGCGTATCCGAGGCATCGAAGCCCTGGCGGGCGGCCAGGCCGGCAATAGCGGCGAAGCCCGCCCGAACACCGGCGTGGCCACGCTGGACCGCCGCAGTTTCCTGAAGCTGACCGGCCTGGCCGGCGGCGGCCTGGCGCTGGGCGTGGCCCCGCTGGCGCAGGCACAGGAGGGCGCCAAGCCCAAGGCGCCGCCGCCGGCGCCGCAAGCATTCCTGATCATCGCGCCGGACAACACCGTAACCGTGGCCGTGAACCGGCTCGAGTTCGGCCAGGGCGTGCACACCGCGCTGCCGATGGCGCTGGCCGAAGAGCTGGACGCCGACTGGCGCAACGTGCGCGCCACGCTGGCGCCGGCTGGCGACCCGTACAAGGACCCCGCCTTCGGCATGCAGATGACCGGCGGCTCCACGGCGCTGAACCACTCGTTCGAGCAATACCGTGAACTGGGCGCGCGCGCCCGCGCGATGCTGGTGGCGGCGGCCGCGCAGCAGTGGAAGGTCGATCCGGCCAGCTGCAAGGTGGAGCAGGGCGTGATCACGTCCGGCAGCCATCGTGCCACCTTCGGCGAACTGGCGCCCGCGGCGATGGAGCTGCCCGTGCCGCAGCGGGTCACTCTGAAAGACCCGTCGCAGTTCCGCATCGTCGGCAAGCCCACGCCGCGGCTGGATGCGCGCGGCAAGATGGAAGCGACCACGCCGTTCGGCATCGACACGCACCTGAAGGGCATGGTGGTGGCCGTGGTGGCGCGCCCGCCGCGCTTTGGCGGCAAGGTCAAGAGCTTCAGCGCCGACAAGGCGCGCGCGGTGCAGGGCGTGCGCGGCGTGCTGCAGGTGCCGGTCGACCGCGGCGGCAGCGGCGTGGCGGTGATTGCCAGCGGCTACTGGCCGGCCAAGATGGGCCGCGATGCGCTCGACATCCAGTGGGAAGACGCGGGCTCGAAGGTGTCGTCGCAGGCGTTGTTCGATGAGTACGCAAAGCTGGCCGGCCAGCCCGGCACGGTGGCGCGCGCGGGGAGCGGGGATATCGGCTCGGCCATCAACGGTGCCGCGCGCAAGATCGATGCCGACTTCCGCTTCCCGTACCTGGCGCACGCGCCGATGGAGCCGCTGAACTGCACGCTGCAGCCGGAAGTGGCCGGCGGCAAGGTGCAGTCGGTCAAGGTCTGGGTGGGCTCGCAGTTCCAGACCGTGGACCAGGCCGCGGTGGCGCGCACGCTGGGGCTGGCGCCGGACAAGGTGGTGCTCAACACCATGATGGCCGGCGGCGGCTTCGGCCGGCGCGCGGTGCCGACCTCGGACTACATCGTGGAGGCGGCCAATGTGCTCAAGGCCTGGGTGGCCGCCGGCCACACCGAGCCGCTCAAGGTGGTCTGGAGCCGCGAGGACGATATCCGCGGCGGCTACTACCGCCCGCTGCACCTGCACCGCGCCCGCATCGGGCTGGATGCGCAGGGCAAGGTGGTGGGCTGGCAGCACACCATCGTCGGCCAGTCGATCCTGAAGGGCACGCCATTCGAGCCCTTCATGGTCAAGAACGGCGTGGACGCTACCATGACCGAGGGCATCGTCGAGAACGACTATGACCTGCCGCTGCAGATGTCTGTGCACCATCCGCAGGTGGACGTGCCGGTGCTGTGGTGGCGCTCGGTGGGCAATACGCATACCGCCTTCGTCAAGGAAACCCTGGCCGATGAAATGGCCGCGGCCTCGAAGCAGGACCCGGTGGCATTCCGCCTGGCCCGGCTCGACGAGAAGAAGCACGCGCGCCACCGCGCCGCGCTGCAGCTGGCGGTGGACAAGTCCGGCTACGGCAAGCGCAAGCTGCCCAAGGGCCATGCCTGGGGCGTGGCCGTGCACGAGTCGTTCAACACCGTGGTGGCGTATGTGGTCGACGTCTCGGTGGTGAAGGGCGAGCCGCGCGTGCATCGCGTCACCGCCGGCGTGCATGCCAACCGCGTGGTCAATCCGATGTCGGCCGAGGCCCAGATCCAGGGCGCGTGCATCTTCGGGCTAGCGATGACGAAGCCGGGGTTTGCCATCGAGATCGAGAACGGCGCCGTGAAGAACAGCAACTTTACGGACTTCCCGCCGCCGCGCATCACCGATGCGCCGGTCGTGGACGTGTTCTTCGTGCCCTCGCAGGAGAACCCCACCGGCCTGGGTGAGCCGGGCGTGCCGCCGATCGCGCCGGCGGTAGCCAATGCGCTGTTCACGCTGACCGGCAAGCGCCAGCGGCAGTTGCCGTTCGTGATGGCGTAG
- a CDS encoding anti-sigma factor family protein yields MDCNEVCELLPACADDELGAAESLRLEQHLAQCAACTAELGRLRALRTAVREGATYHRASPALRARIAAALPAARMPAGGEASHPRWIEWFAWRPAVNAALAALTVASMAFGLTLFMLRDSPQDAMAREVVSSHVRALIADHAIDVASTDRHTVKPWFNGRLDYAPPVHDMAAEGFPLVGGRLDYLHGQRVAVLVYRRNQHPIDVFVLRGAGARKAAPGFDSTLTRQGYQITHWQAGGMDYWAVTDASAADLQRFSKAWRMAGGGTP; encoded by the coding sequence ATGGACTGCAATGAGGTTTGCGAACTGCTTCCCGCCTGCGCCGACGACGAACTCGGCGCGGCGGAAAGCCTGCGCCTGGAGCAGCACCTGGCGCAATGTGCCGCGTGCACGGCCGAACTGGGACGCCTGCGCGCGCTGCGCACGGCGGTACGGGAAGGCGCGACTTATCATCGCGCAAGTCCCGCCCTGCGCGCGCGGATCGCTGCCGCGCTGCCCGCGGCCCGCATGCCGGCAGGCGGTGAGGCATCGCACCCGCGCTGGATCGAGTGGTTTGCCTGGCGCCCGGCCGTCAACGCCGCGCTAGCGGCACTGACCGTGGCCTCGATGGCGTTCGGGTTGACGTTGTTCATGTTGCGGGATTCCCCGCAAGACGCCATGGCGCGGGAGGTGGTCAGCAGTCACGTGCGTGCGCTGATCGCCGACCACGCCATCGACGTGGCATCGACGGATCGGCACACGGTCAAGCCGTGGTTCAACGGGCGGCTCGACTACGCGCCGCCGGTCCATGATATGGCGGCTGAAGGCTTCCCTCTCGTCGGCGGACGGCTCGACTACCTGCACGGGCAGCGGGTGGCGGTGCTGGTCTATCGACGCAACCAACATCCGATCGATGTGTTCGTGCTGCGCGGCGCGGGCGCGCGCAAGGCGGCGCCGGGCTTCGACAGCACCCTGACCCGGCAGGGCTACCAGATCACGCACTGGCAGGCAGGCGGCATGGACTACTGGGCCGTGACCGATGCCTCGGCGGCCGACCTGCAACGCTTCAGCAAGGCATGGCGCATGGCCGGCGGCGGCACGCCATAG
- a CDS encoding RNA polymerase sigma factor produces the protein MDHASDERRRFDELVLPQLDAAYNLARWLSGSASEADDVVQEAFLRAYRHFGSFHGEQPRPWLLAIVRNTWFTTCQKRKSAGEVCSYDDLHENQPLPAWHDGQDSPEQWLLRQEDVRLVHRALEQLPVAYREVLVLRELEELPYRDIARVADIAIGTVMSRLARGRRMLAAAVTALQQQGTAQEPAHARPPSGALAPAPHPAGETGHGLQ, from the coding sequence ATGGATCACGCATCCGACGAACGCCGCCGCTTCGATGAGCTGGTGCTCCCGCAACTGGACGCCGCCTACAACCTCGCGCGCTGGTTGTCGGGCAGCGCCAGCGAGGCCGACGACGTGGTCCAGGAAGCCTTCCTGCGCGCTTACCGGCACTTTGGCAGTTTCCACGGCGAGCAGCCGCGGCCGTGGCTGCTCGCCATCGTGCGCAATACGTGGTTCACCACCTGCCAGAAGCGCAAATCGGCCGGCGAGGTGTGCAGCTATGACGACTTGCACGAGAACCAGCCACTGCCGGCCTGGCACGATGGCCAGGACAGCCCCGAGCAGTGGTTGCTGCGGCAGGAAGACGTGCGTCTGGTGCACCGTGCGCTGGAGCAGCTTCCGGTGGCCTATCGGGAAGTGCTGGTGCTGCGTGAACTGGAGGAACTGCCCTACCGCGACATTGCCCGTGTCGCGGATATCGCCATTGGCACGGTCATGTCGCGGCTCGCGCGCGGGCGGCGCATGCTGGCGGCGGCGGTGACGGCGCTGCAGCAGCAGGGCACGGCGCAAGAGCCGGCACACGCTCGCCCGCCATCCGGCGCGCTGGCGCCGGCACCGCACCCCGCCGGGGAGACAGGTCATGGACTGCAATGA